GCAATCTGTCGCATGTCCTTGTACTTGGCAATCGTGGCCTTGTTCATCTCCTCCAGCAGCTTGTAGTCCTCCAGCGGGGCGTTGAGTTCGTGGGTGATGTACTCCTCCGTTTTGTTGAACATTTTCGTTGCCAGTCGACTGAGATTAGGGTCATGTCGCGTCAGAGCCTCGAAGCTGGAGGCACTAGACAAAGTTGGTCCGTGTTGCGGGGAGTCCAGGAGATGATTGGGGTCCTGTgccgcggcagcagcagcagcagcgctgGTTGTGGGCTTATCCATTTCTTCAAAGGGAGTTGGGACGCGATTTTCCGAGTTTTTCTCTCCAAAAACAAAGTGATTGCTTCAATCAGCTGTTGTACGCGTTGCCCTGGTAATGGCAATTTTAATTGGACGGCATTCGCGACGAAACAGATTTATAAATTAACATAAGTAACCCGACCGTTAGGTACCCTTTAATAACAGCTGGAAATCTCTACAAATAGTTAATTTTTCAGTAGTGTGTATTTTATAATCGTTCCAACAAcaatacttttaattaatttaatttctaaggatgtaaaatttataaaataaatatttatggaaatatatttactgtttggcaataaatattaaaaaaaaaaacatacttTTCTCAATTTATAGAACTTTAATATTGTTTCTTTTATGTATGTTTTCTGTAAGAGTTTTGTAAAGATGTATTACAAAATTTCAAATCTTAATCCCATAATTACTTATTGGGTTGTACaggaaataatatattatttataattatacatACATAATAGCTTATGAAGAAAATAGCTAAAAGCCTGGAAAGCGATCTGCCTAGAAAACTTTATACCCCTAGCGTTTACTACTAATAGGTATAACACAGAGACCATCAAAAAGTTTGAtgtttttccattgttttccATAAATGCGCGTACACATCCCACAGATAAGGCATTAGTTTGCTTGGCACAGCACGCTGAACATGTCGAAAACCAATAAAGAACGCAAGCTAAAACACCTTTTCGACGGTGGCGACTGGAATGTCTACGAACCGAACATCC
This window of the Drosophila biarmipes strain raj3 chromosome 3L, RU_DBia_V1.1, whole genome shotgun sequence genome carries:
- the LOC108028747 gene encoding biogenesis of lysosome-related organelles complex 1 subunit 2 translates to MDKPTTSAAAAAAAAQDPNHLLDSPQHGPTLSSASSFEALTRHDPNLSRLATKMFNKTEEYITHELNAPLEDYKLLEEMNKATIAKYKDMRQIAENLNTSTTELSLKFQQLAPMMQQIDEISDTVDKLEAAAYKLDAYSIALENRVKCVLQRKSGGGQLTQ